A region from the Ciconia boyciana chromosome 1, ASM3463844v1, whole genome shotgun sequence genome encodes:
- the TRIM3 gene encoding tripartite motif-containing protein 3 isoform X2: MAKREASASPVVRQIDKQFLVCSICLDRYRNPKVLPCLHTFCERCLQNYIPPQSLTLSCPVCRQTSILPERGVAALQNNFFITNLMEVLQRDPESCGPHPGRGLDPVSAVTGQPLSCPNHEGKVMEFYCEPCETAMCRECTEGEHREHVTVPLRDVVEQHKAALQQQLDAVRSRLPQLAAAIGLVSEISQQLVERKNEAVSEIGSTFEELEAALRQRKGLLVRDLEATCGAKQKVLQAQLDALRQGQESILSSCAFTEQALHHGTATEVLLVKKQMSERLSELASQEFPEHPHENAQLDYVVETEGVRKSILNLGVLITTSATAHKTVATGEGLRHAVVGQPSSLSVTTKDKDGELVRSGSASLRFQVTAPDGGAAEAEVQDNKNGTYELLYTPRAEGDFLLSILLYGQPIRGSPFRVRAVKASDVPPSPDDVKRRVKSPSSGHIRQKAVRRPSSMYSSGKKKENPIEDELIFRVGSRGREKGEFTNLQGISTSSSGRIVVADSNNQCVQVFSNEGQFRLRFGVRGRSPGQLQRPTGVTVDMNGDIIIADYDNRWVSIFSPEGKFKTKIGAGRLMGPKGVAVDRNGHIIVVDNKACCVFIFQSNGKLVTKFGSRGTAERQFAGPHFVAVNNKNEIVVTDFHNHSVKVYNADGEFLFKFGSHGEGNGQFNAPTGVAVDANGNIIVADWGNSRIQVFDSSGSFLSYINTAADPLYGPQGLALTSDGHVVVADSGNHCFKAYRYLQ; the protein is encoded by the exons ATGGCCAAGCGGGAGGCCAGCGCCAGCCCGGTGGTGCGGCAGATTGACAAACAGTTCCTGGTGTGCAGCATCTGCCTCGACCGCTACCGCAACCCCAaggtgctgccctgcctgcacaccttCTGCGAGAG GTGTCTCCAGAACTATATCCCGCCCCAGAGCCTGACCCTCTCCTGCCCCGTCTGCCGCCAGACCTCCATCCTGCCCGAGCGCGGCGTTGCTGCCCTGCAGAACAACTTCTTCATCACCAACCTGATGGAGGTGCTGCAGCGGGACCCTGAGAGCTGCGGCCCCCACCCCGGCCGCGGCCTGGACCCCGTCAGCGCCGTCACCggccagcccctctcctgccccaaCCACGAGGGCAAG GTGATGGAGTTTTACTGCGAGCCGTGCGAGACGGCCATGTGCCGCGAGTGCACGGAGGGCGAGCACCGGGAGCACGTCACCGTGCCGCTGCGTGACGTGGTGGAGCAGCACAAGGcggccctgcagcagcagctggacgCCGTCAGGAGCAG GCTCCcgcagctggcagcagccatCGGGCTGGTGTCGGAGATCAGCCAGCAGCTGGTGGAGCGCAAGAACGAGGCGGTGTCGGAGATCGGCAGCACCTTcgaggagctggaggcagcgCTGAGGCAGCGCAAGGGGCTGCTGGTGCGGGACCTGGAGGCCACCTGCGGGGCCAAGCAGAAG GTGCTGCAGGCGCAGCTGGACGCCCTGCGCCAGGGCCAGGAGAGCATCCTCAGCAGCTGCGCCTTCACCGAGCAGGCGCTGCACCACGGCACCGCCACCGAGGTGCTGCTGGTGAAGAAGCAGATGAGCGAGCGGCTGAGCGAGCTGGCCAGCCAGGAGTTCCCCGAGCACCCCCACGAGAACGCCCAGCTTGACTACGTGGTGGAGACCGAGGGCGTCCGCAAGTCCATCCTCAACCTAGGCGTGCTGATCACCACCAGCGCCACGGCCCACAAGACGGTGGCCACGGGCGAGGGGCTGCGGCACGCTGTGGTGGGGCAGCCCTCCTCGCTCAGCGTCACCACCAAGGACAAGGACGGGGAGCTGGTGCGCAGCGGCAGCGCCAGCCTGCGCTTCCAGGTGACGGCGCCGGACGGCGGTGCGGCCGAGGCGGAGGTGCAGGACAACAAGAACGGCACCTACGAGCTGCTCTACACCCCCCGCGCCGAGGGCGacttcctcctctccatcctgcTCTACGGGCAGCCCATCCGCGGCAGCCCCTTCCGCGTCCGCGCCGTCAAGGCATCCGACGTACCCCCCTCTCCCGACGACGTCAAGCGCCGCGTCAAGTCGCCCAGCAGCGGGCACATTCGGCAGAAGGCCGTCCGGCGCCCGTCCAGCATGTACAGCAGTGGCAAGAAGAAGGAGAACCCCATCGAGGATGAGCTCATCTTCCGCGTGG GAAGCCGTGGCCGGGAGAAGGGGGAGTTCACCAACCTCCAGGGCATCTCCACCTCCAGCAGCGGCCGCATCGTGGTGGCCGACAGCAATAACCAGTGCGTGCAG GTGTTTTCCAACGAGGGGCAGTTCCGGCTGCGGTTCGGGGTGCGGGGCCGCTCCCCCGGCCAGCTCCAGCGCCCGACCGGCGTCACCGTGGACATGAACGGGGACATCATCATCGCGGACTACGACAACCGCTGGGTCAGCATCTTCTCCCCCGAGGGCAAGTTCAAG ACCAAGATCGGGGCTGGGCGGCTGATGGGCCCCAAGGGCGTCGCTGTGGACCGCAACGGCCACATCATCGTGGTGGACAACAAGGCCTGCTGCGTCTTCATCTTCCAGTCCAATGGCAAGCTCGTCACCAAGTTTGGGAGCCGCGGCACGGCCGAGCGGCAGTTTGCAG ggccccACTTCGTGGCGGTCAACAACAAGAATGAGATCGTGGTGACTGACTTCCACAACCACTCGGTGAAG gtgtACAATGCAGACGGCGAGTTCCTCTTCAAGTTCGGGTCTCACGGGGAGGGGAACGGGCAGTTCAACGCCCCCACGGGCGTGGCCGTCGACGCCAATGGCAACATCATCGTGGCTGACTGGGGCAACAGCCGCATCCAG GTCTTCGACAGCTCGGGCTCCTTCCTCTCCTACATCAACACGGCTGCCGACCCCCTGTATGGGCCACAGGGCCTGGCCCTCACCTCCGACGGACACGTGGTGGTGGCCGACTCCGGCAACCATTGCTTCAAGGCCTATCGCTACCTGCAGTAG
- the TRIM3 gene encoding tripartite motif-containing protein 3 isoform X4: MEVLQRDPESCGPHPGRGLDPVSAVTGQPLSCPNHEGKVMEFYCEPCETAMCRECTEGEHREHVTVPLRDVVEQHKAALQQQLDAVRSRLPQLAAAIGLVSEISQQLVERKNEAVSEIGSTFEELEAALRQRKGLLVRDLEATCGAKQKVLQAQLDALRQGQESILSSCAFTEQALHHGTATEVLLVKKQMSERLSELASQEFPEHPHENAQLDYVVETEGVRKSILNLGVLITTSATAHKTVATGEGLRHAVVGQPSSLSVTTKDKDGELVRSGSASLRFQVTAPDGGAAEAEVQDNKNGTYELLYTPRAEGDFLLSILLYGQPIRGSPFRVRAVKASDVPPSPDDVKRRVKSPSSGHIRQKAVRRPSSMYSSGKKKENPIEDELIFRVGSRGREKGEFTNLQGISTSSSGRIVVADSNNQCVQVFSNEGQFRLRFGVRGRSPGQLQRPTGVTVDMNGDIIIADYDNRWVSIFSPEGKFKTKIGAGRLMGPKGVAVDRNGHIIVVDNKACCVFIFQSNGKLVTKFGSRGTAERQFAGTLDGPHFVAVNNKNEIVVTDFHNHSVKVYNADGEFLFKFGSHGEGNGQFNAPTGVAVDANGNIIVADWGNSRIQVFDSSGSFLSYINTAADPLYGPQGLALTSDGHVVVADSGNHCFKAYRYLQ, translated from the exons ATGGAGGTGCTGCAGCGGGACCCTGAGAGCTGCGGCCCCCACCCCGGCCGCGGCCTGGACCCCGTCAGCGCCGTCACCggccagcccctctcctgccccaaCCACGAGGGCAAG GTGATGGAGTTTTACTGCGAGCCGTGCGAGACGGCCATGTGCCGCGAGTGCACGGAGGGCGAGCACCGGGAGCACGTCACCGTGCCGCTGCGTGACGTGGTGGAGCAGCACAAGGcggccctgcagcagcagctggacgCCGTCAGGAGCAG GCTCCcgcagctggcagcagccatCGGGCTGGTGTCGGAGATCAGCCAGCAGCTGGTGGAGCGCAAGAACGAGGCGGTGTCGGAGATCGGCAGCACCTTcgaggagctggaggcagcgCTGAGGCAGCGCAAGGGGCTGCTGGTGCGGGACCTGGAGGCCACCTGCGGGGCCAAGCAGAAG GTGCTGCAGGCGCAGCTGGACGCCCTGCGCCAGGGCCAGGAGAGCATCCTCAGCAGCTGCGCCTTCACCGAGCAGGCGCTGCACCACGGCACCGCCACCGAGGTGCTGCTGGTGAAGAAGCAGATGAGCGAGCGGCTGAGCGAGCTGGCCAGCCAGGAGTTCCCCGAGCACCCCCACGAGAACGCCCAGCTTGACTACGTGGTGGAGACCGAGGGCGTCCGCAAGTCCATCCTCAACCTAGGCGTGCTGATCACCACCAGCGCCACGGCCCACAAGACGGTGGCCACGGGCGAGGGGCTGCGGCACGCTGTGGTGGGGCAGCCCTCCTCGCTCAGCGTCACCACCAAGGACAAGGACGGGGAGCTGGTGCGCAGCGGCAGCGCCAGCCTGCGCTTCCAGGTGACGGCGCCGGACGGCGGTGCGGCCGAGGCGGAGGTGCAGGACAACAAGAACGGCACCTACGAGCTGCTCTACACCCCCCGCGCCGAGGGCGacttcctcctctccatcctgcTCTACGGGCAGCCCATCCGCGGCAGCCCCTTCCGCGTCCGCGCCGTCAAGGCATCCGACGTACCCCCCTCTCCCGACGACGTCAAGCGCCGCGTCAAGTCGCCCAGCAGCGGGCACATTCGGCAGAAGGCCGTCCGGCGCCCGTCCAGCATGTACAGCAGTGGCAAGAAGAAGGAGAACCCCATCGAGGATGAGCTCATCTTCCGCGTGG GAAGCCGTGGCCGGGAGAAGGGGGAGTTCACCAACCTCCAGGGCATCTCCACCTCCAGCAGCGGCCGCATCGTGGTGGCCGACAGCAATAACCAGTGCGTGCAG GTGTTTTCCAACGAGGGGCAGTTCCGGCTGCGGTTCGGGGTGCGGGGCCGCTCCCCCGGCCAGCTCCAGCGCCCGACCGGCGTCACCGTGGACATGAACGGGGACATCATCATCGCGGACTACGACAACCGCTGGGTCAGCATCTTCTCCCCCGAGGGCAAGTTCAAG ACCAAGATCGGGGCTGGGCGGCTGATGGGCCCCAAGGGCGTCGCTGTGGACCGCAACGGCCACATCATCGTGGTGGACAACAAGGCCTGCTGCGTCTTCATCTTCCAGTCCAATGGCAAGCTCGTCACCAAGTTTGGGAGCCGCGGCACGGCCGAGCGGCAGTTTGCAGGTACACTTGATG ggccccACTTCGTGGCGGTCAACAACAAGAATGAGATCGTGGTGACTGACTTCCACAACCACTCGGTGAAG gtgtACAATGCAGACGGCGAGTTCCTCTTCAAGTTCGGGTCTCACGGGGAGGGGAACGGGCAGTTCAACGCCCCCACGGGCGTGGCCGTCGACGCCAATGGCAACATCATCGTGGCTGACTGGGGCAACAGCCGCATCCAG GTCTTCGACAGCTCGGGCTCCTTCCTCTCCTACATCAACACGGCTGCCGACCCCCTGTATGGGCCACAGGGCCTGGCCCTCACCTCCGACGGACACGTGGTGGTGGCCGACTCCGGCAACCATTGCTTCAAGGCCTATCGCTACCTGCAGTAG
- the TRIM3 gene encoding tripartite motif-containing protein 3 isoform X3, which yields MAKREASASPVVRQIDKQFLVCSICLDRYRNPKVLPCLHTFCERCLQNYIPPQSLTLSCPVCRQTSILPERGVAALQNNFFITNLMEVLQRDPESCGPHPGRGLDPVSAVTGQPLSCPNHEGKVMEFYCEPCETAMCRECTEGEHREHVTVPLRDVVEQHKAALQQQLDAVRSRLPQLAAAIGLVSEISQQLVERKNEAVSEIGSTFEELEAALRQRKGLLVRDLEATCGAKQKALHHGTATEVLLVKKQMSERLSELASQEFPEHPHENAQLDYVVETEGVRKSILNLGVLITTSATAHKTVATGEGLRHAVVGQPSSLSVTTKDKDGELVRSGSASLRFQVTAPDGGAAEAEVQDNKNGTYELLYTPRAEGDFLLSILLYGQPIRGSPFRVRAVKASDVPPSPDDVKRRVKSPSSGHIRQKAVRRPSSMYSSGKKKENPIEDELIFRVGSRGREKGEFTNLQGISTSSSGRIVVADSNNQCVQVFSNEGQFRLRFGVRGRSPGQLQRPTGVTVDMNGDIIIADYDNRWVSIFSPEGKFKTKIGAGRLMGPKGVAVDRNGHIIVVDNKACCVFIFQSNGKLVTKFGSRGTAERQFAGTLDGPHFVAVNNKNEIVVTDFHNHSVKVYNADGEFLFKFGSHGEGNGQFNAPTGVAVDANGNIIVADWGNSRIQVFDSSGSFLSYINTAADPLYGPQGLALTSDGHVVVADSGNHCFKAYRYLQ from the exons ATGGCCAAGCGGGAGGCCAGCGCCAGCCCGGTGGTGCGGCAGATTGACAAACAGTTCCTGGTGTGCAGCATCTGCCTCGACCGCTACCGCAACCCCAaggtgctgccctgcctgcacaccttCTGCGAGAG GTGTCTCCAGAACTATATCCCGCCCCAGAGCCTGACCCTCTCCTGCCCCGTCTGCCGCCAGACCTCCATCCTGCCCGAGCGCGGCGTTGCTGCCCTGCAGAACAACTTCTTCATCACCAACCTGATGGAGGTGCTGCAGCGGGACCCTGAGAGCTGCGGCCCCCACCCCGGCCGCGGCCTGGACCCCGTCAGCGCCGTCACCggccagcccctctcctgccccaaCCACGAGGGCAAG GTGATGGAGTTTTACTGCGAGCCGTGCGAGACGGCCATGTGCCGCGAGTGCACGGAGGGCGAGCACCGGGAGCACGTCACCGTGCCGCTGCGTGACGTGGTGGAGCAGCACAAGGcggccctgcagcagcagctggacgCCGTCAGGAGCAG GCTCCcgcagctggcagcagccatCGGGCTGGTGTCGGAGATCAGCCAGCAGCTGGTGGAGCGCAAGAACGAGGCGGTGTCGGAGATCGGCAGCACCTTcgaggagctggaggcagcgCTGAGGCAGCGCAAGGGGCTGCTGGTGCGGGACCTGGAGGCCACCTGCGGGGCCAAGCAGAAG GCGCTGCACCACGGCACCGCCACCGAGGTGCTGCTGGTGAAGAAGCAGATGAGCGAGCGGCTGAGCGAGCTGGCCAGCCAGGAGTTCCCCGAGCACCCCCACGAGAACGCCCAGCTTGACTACGTGGTGGAGACCGAGGGCGTCCGCAAGTCCATCCTCAACCTAGGCGTGCTGATCACCACCAGCGCCACGGCCCACAAGACGGTGGCCACGGGCGAGGGGCTGCGGCACGCTGTGGTGGGGCAGCCCTCCTCGCTCAGCGTCACCACCAAGGACAAGGACGGGGAGCTGGTGCGCAGCGGCAGCGCCAGCCTGCGCTTCCAGGTGACGGCGCCGGACGGCGGTGCGGCCGAGGCGGAGGTGCAGGACAACAAGAACGGCACCTACGAGCTGCTCTACACCCCCCGCGCCGAGGGCGacttcctcctctccatcctgcTCTACGGGCAGCCCATCCGCGGCAGCCCCTTCCGCGTCCGCGCCGTCAAGGCATCCGACGTACCCCCCTCTCCCGACGACGTCAAGCGCCGCGTCAAGTCGCCCAGCAGCGGGCACATTCGGCAGAAGGCCGTCCGGCGCCCGTCCAGCATGTACAGCAGTGGCAAGAAGAAGGAGAACCCCATCGAGGATGAGCTCATCTTCCGCGTGG GAAGCCGTGGCCGGGAGAAGGGGGAGTTCACCAACCTCCAGGGCATCTCCACCTCCAGCAGCGGCCGCATCGTGGTGGCCGACAGCAATAACCAGTGCGTGCAG GTGTTTTCCAACGAGGGGCAGTTCCGGCTGCGGTTCGGGGTGCGGGGCCGCTCCCCCGGCCAGCTCCAGCGCCCGACCGGCGTCACCGTGGACATGAACGGGGACATCATCATCGCGGACTACGACAACCGCTGGGTCAGCATCTTCTCCCCCGAGGGCAAGTTCAAG ACCAAGATCGGGGCTGGGCGGCTGATGGGCCCCAAGGGCGTCGCTGTGGACCGCAACGGCCACATCATCGTGGTGGACAACAAGGCCTGCTGCGTCTTCATCTTCCAGTCCAATGGCAAGCTCGTCACCAAGTTTGGGAGCCGCGGCACGGCCGAGCGGCAGTTTGCAGGTACACTTGATG ggccccACTTCGTGGCGGTCAACAACAAGAATGAGATCGTGGTGACTGACTTCCACAACCACTCGGTGAAG gtgtACAATGCAGACGGCGAGTTCCTCTTCAAGTTCGGGTCTCACGGGGAGGGGAACGGGCAGTTCAACGCCCCCACGGGCGTGGCCGTCGACGCCAATGGCAACATCATCGTGGCTGACTGGGGCAACAGCCGCATCCAG GTCTTCGACAGCTCGGGCTCCTTCCTCTCCTACATCAACACGGCTGCCGACCCCCTGTATGGGCCACAGGGCCTGGCCCTCACCTCCGACGGACACGTGGTGGTGGCCGACTCCGGCAACCATTGCTTCAAGGCCTATCGCTACCTGCAGTAG
- the TRIM3 gene encoding tripartite motif-containing protein 3 isoform X1, with translation MAKREASASPVVRQIDKQFLVCSICLDRYRNPKVLPCLHTFCERCLQNYIPPQSLTLSCPVCRQTSILPERGVAALQNNFFITNLMEVLQRDPESCGPHPGRGLDPVSAVTGQPLSCPNHEGKVMEFYCEPCETAMCRECTEGEHREHVTVPLRDVVEQHKAALQQQLDAVRSRLPQLAAAIGLVSEISQQLVERKNEAVSEIGSTFEELEAALRQRKGLLVRDLEATCGAKQKVLQAQLDALRQGQESILSSCAFTEQALHHGTATEVLLVKKQMSERLSELASQEFPEHPHENAQLDYVVETEGVRKSILNLGVLITTSATAHKTVATGEGLRHAVVGQPSSLSVTTKDKDGELVRSGSASLRFQVTAPDGGAAEAEVQDNKNGTYELLYTPRAEGDFLLSILLYGQPIRGSPFRVRAVKASDVPPSPDDVKRRVKSPSSGHIRQKAVRRPSSMYSSGKKKENPIEDELIFRVGSRGREKGEFTNLQGISTSSSGRIVVADSNNQCVQVFSNEGQFRLRFGVRGRSPGQLQRPTGVTVDMNGDIIIADYDNRWVSIFSPEGKFKTKIGAGRLMGPKGVAVDRNGHIIVVDNKACCVFIFQSNGKLVTKFGSRGTAERQFAGTLDGPHFVAVNNKNEIVVTDFHNHSVKVYNADGEFLFKFGSHGEGNGQFNAPTGVAVDANGNIIVADWGNSRIQVFDSSGSFLSYINTAADPLYGPQGLALTSDGHVVVADSGNHCFKAYRYLQ, from the exons ATGGCCAAGCGGGAGGCCAGCGCCAGCCCGGTGGTGCGGCAGATTGACAAACAGTTCCTGGTGTGCAGCATCTGCCTCGACCGCTACCGCAACCCCAaggtgctgccctgcctgcacaccttCTGCGAGAG GTGTCTCCAGAACTATATCCCGCCCCAGAGCCTGACCCTCTCCTGCCCCGTCTGCCGCCAGACCTCCATCCTGCCCGAGCGCGGCGTTGCTGCCCTGCAGAACAACTTCTTCATCACCAACCTGATGGAGGTGCTGCAGCGGGACCCTGAGAGCTGCGGCCCCCACCCCGGCCGCGGCCTGGACCCCGTCAGCGCCGTCACCggccagcccctctcctgccccaaCCACGAGGGCAAG GTGATGGAGTTTTACTGCGAGCCGTGCGAGACGGCCATGTGCCGCGAGTGCACGGAGGGCGAGCACCGGGAGCACGTCACCGTGCCGCTGCGTGACGTGGTGGAGCAGCACAAGGcggccctgcagcagcagctggacgCCGTCAGGAGCAG GCTCCcgcagctggcagcagccatCGGGCTGGTGTCGGAGATCAGCCAGCAGCTGGTGGAGCGCAAGAACGAGGCGGTGTCGGAGATCGGCAGCACCTTcgaggagctggaggcagcgCTGAGGCAGCGCAAGGGGCTGCTGGTGCGGGACCTGGAGGCCACCTGCGGGGCCAAGCAGAAG GTGCTGCAGGCGCAGCTGGACGCCCTGCGCCAGGGCCAGGAGAGCATCCTCAGCAGCTGCGCCTTCACCGAGCAGGCGCTGCACCACGGCACCGCCACCGAGGTGCTGCTGGTGAAGAAGCAGATGAGCGAGCGGCTGAGCGAGCTGGCCAGCCAGGAGTTCCCCGAGCACCCCCACGAGAACGCCCAGCTTGACTACGTGGTGGAGACCGAGGGCGTCCGCAAGTCCATCCTCAACCTAGGCGTGCTGATCACCACCAGCGCCACGGCCCACAAGACGGTGGCCACGGGCGAGGGGCTGCGGCACGCTGTGGTGGGGCAGCCCTCCTCGCTCAGCGTCACCACCAAGGACAAGGACGGGGAGCTGGTGCGCAGCGGCAGCGCCAGCCTGCGCTTCCAGGTGACGGCGCCGGACGGCGGTGCGGCCGAGGCGGAGGTGCAGGACAACAAGAACGGCACCTACGAGCTGCTCTACACCCCCCGCGCCGAGGGCGacttcctcctctccatcctgcTCTACGGGCAGCCCATCCGCGGCAGCCCCTTCCGCGTCCGCGCCGTCAAGGCATCCGACGTACCCCCCTCTCCCGACGACGTCAAGCGCCGCGTCAAGTCGCCCAGCAGCGGGCACATTCGGCAGAAGGCCGTCCGGCGCCCGTCCAGCATGTACAGCAGTGGCAAGAAGAAGGAGAACCCCATCGAGGATGAGCTCATCTTCCGCGTGG GAAGCCGTGGCCGGGAGAAGGGGGAGTTCACCAACCTCCAGGGCATCTCCACCTCCAGCAGCGGCCGCATCGTGGTGGCCGACAGCAATAACCAGTGCGTGCAG GTGTTTTCCAACGAGGGGCAGTTCCGGCTGCGGTTCGGGGTGCGGGGCCGCTCCCCCGGCCAGCTCCAGCGCCCGACCGGCGTCACCGTGGACATGAACGGGGACATCATCATCGCGGACTACGACAACCGCTGGGTCAGCATCTTCTCCCCCGAGGGCAAGTTCAAG ACCAAGATCGGGGCTGGGCGGCTGATGGGCCCCAAGGGCGTCGCTGTGGACCGCAACGGCCACATCATCGTGGTGGACAACAAGGCCTGCTGCGTCTTCATCTTCCAGTCCAATGGCAAGCTCGTCACCAAGTTTGGGAGCCGCGGCACGGCCGAGCGGCAGTTTGCAGGTACACTTGATG ggccccACTTCGTGGCGGTCAACAACAAGAATGAGATCGTGGTGACTGACTTCCACAACCACTCGGTGAAG gtgtACAATGCAGACGGCGAGTTCCTCTTCAAGTTCGGGTCTCACGGGGAGGGGAACGGGCAGTTCAACGCCCCCACGGGCGTGGCCGTCGACGCCAATGGCAACATCATCGTGGCTGACTGGGGCAACAGCCGCATCCAG GTCTTCGACAGCTCGGGCTCCTTCCTCTCCTACATCAACACGGCTGCCGACCCCCTGTATGGGCCACAGGGCCTGGCCCTCACCTCCGACGGACACGTGGTGGTGGCCGACTCCGGCAACCATTGCTTCAAGGCCTATCGCTACCTGCAGTAG